In one Geotoga petraea genomic region, the following are encoded:
- a CDS encoding MarR family winged helix-turn-helix transcriptional regulator: MKKTSVELEKTLRDICFKIKIEGRKVLKRFDISSAQFDLLQLLYFKGEKKLSDISKKLGVTKSTTTGLIKRLLIQELIEKKQSDEDKRVYNVKISKKGSEIIEEVIDRRVDLIRKITNKMGKDDSFIEKLIELDKTLNEVVEGDEV, translated from the coding sequence TTGAAAAAAACATCAGTTGAACTGGAAAAAACACTAAGAGATATTTGTTTTAAAATCAAAATAGAAGGTCGTAAGGTTTTGAAAAGATTTGACATTTCTTCAGCTCAATTCGATCTCCTTCAACTATTATACTTTAAAGGAGAAAAAAAGTTAAGTGATATAAGTAAGAAATTGGGAGTTACGAAGAGTACAACAACTGGTTTGATTAAAAGACTTTTAATTCAAGAATTGATAGAGAAAAAGCAATCCGATGAAGATAAGAGAGTTTATAACGTAAAAATATCAAAAAAAGGAAGTGAAATAATAGAAGAGGTTATAGATAGACGTGTGGATTTAATAAGAAAAATTACAAACAAAATGGGAAAAGACGATTCTTTTATAGAAAAACTAATCGAACTAGATAAAACACTCAATGAGGTGGTAGAAGGCGATGAAGTATAA
- a CDS encoding alpha-amylase family glycosyl hydrolase, which translates to MFNGYHILLKFFYNGYRGNDYNENDYLHHEKHNIEGDLQGVLEKIDYIADLGIDLVYLGPIFDSETTHGYDTKDYFKISENIAYKDPEKSKNLLNKVISEFHKRDIKIILDLVLNHASKNYNFENIPFDLKPKTESPQSPQEIRWQNLFLFWNVEDPDTKEFLIRVGEYWLKNFDIDGYRLDHAIGLPKDFWFDFSKRMKDIKKNVILLGEIWNDQGNDEENYNLIKDFLFYKDENVFTSLFDFSFYSKITNIINKNINLENLFLAIEQSEKLNFDEAKMTYFIENHDLPRFIDYTDNLDYFKIAMGLVFIMNGNTMLEYGNEICLRGDKNYQNFNESGRVPMIFPENWSCKEKEIYGFTKKLLNLRKDYGIMSQGNFKYIDSSNDYLIMRKNYKREYLDIYIVKKTINNNFKKFKNLIDEKIYKINDTITPGIYFSIR; encoded by the coding sequence ATGTTCAATGGGTATCATATTTTACTAAAATTTTTCTATAATGGTTATAGAGGAAATGATTACAACGAAAACGATTATTTACACCATGAAAAACATAATATTGAAGGAGATTTGCAAGGTGTTTTAGAAAAAATTGATTATATTGCTGATTTAGGTATTGATTTAGTATATTTGGGACCAATTTTTGATTCCGAAACTACCCACGGTTACGACACAAAAGATTACTTCAAAATATCAGAAAATATTGCTTATAAAGATCCCGAAAAATCTAAAAATTTATTAAATAAAGTTATATCGGAATTTCATAAACGTGATATAAAGATAATATTAGATTTAGTTTTAAATCACGCATCAAAAAATTATAACTTTGAAAATATACCTTTTGATTTAAAACCGAAAACTGAAAGTCCTCAATCTCCTCAAGAGATAAGATGGCAAAATCTTTTTTTGTTTTGGAATGTTGAAGATCCAGATACTAAGGAGTTTTTGATTAGAGTTGGCGAATATTGGTTAAAAAACTTTGATATTGATGGTTATAGACTAGACCATGCAATTGGGCTACCTAAAGATTTTTGGTTTGATTTTTCAAAAAGAATGAAAGATATAAAGAAAAATGTAATCCTTTTAGGCGAAATTTGGAATGACCAAGGGAACGATGAAGAAAATTACAATTTAATAAAAGATTTTTTATTTTATAAAGATGAAAACGTTTTTACAAGTCTTTTTGATTTTTCTTTTTATAGTAAAATTACCAACATCATAAATAAAAATATAAATTTAGAAAATCTATTTTTAGCTATAGAACAATCTGAAAAGTTAAATTTTGATGAGGCAAAAATGACTTATTTTATTGAAAATCATGATCTACCCCGGTTTATTGATTATACAGATAATTTAGATTATTTTAAAATAGCGATGGGTTTAGTTTTTATAATGAATGGCAATACTATGCTTGAGTATGGCAATGAAATATGTCTTAGAGGAGATAAAAATTATCAAAACTTTAACGAAAGTGGTAGAGTACCAATGATTTTCCCAGAAAACTGGAGCTGTAAAGAAAAAGAAATATACGGCTTTACAAAAAAATTATTGAATCTTAGAAAGGATTATGGAATAATGTCTCAAGGTAATTTTAAATATATTGATTCTTCTAATGATTATTTAATAATGAGAAAAAATTATAAAAGAGAATATTTGGATATTTACATTGTAAAGAAAACGATAAATAATAATTTTAAGAAGTTTAAAAATTTGATTGATGAAAAAATTTATAAAATTAATGATACTATAACTCCAGGAATCTATTTTTCTATAAGGTGA
- a CDS encoding DUF2232 domain-containing protein — translation MTKQISITALLTVMTVILFSSQMFIPFLGVVFTIFSTIPIMVVNMLTEKRYTIMSIIISSLLIVLFNDPFGWILFILILIPSTVSNMIEKKFYSYLLVIPVLLGNYILYSVIIIDGSNVELFLKNIWYIIGIFMFISLKYSFKKVEVLIRYKYLNKLKKEI, via the coding sequence ATGACAAAACAAATTTCTATTACAGCTCTTTTAACTGTAATGACAGTTATATTATTTAGTTCACAAATGTTTATACCGTTTTTAGGAGTTGTTTTTACCATTTTTTCTACAATTCCAATTATGGTTGTGAATATGCTTACAGAAAAAAGGTACACTATTATGAGTATAATAATTTCTTCACTTTTAATTGTACTTTTTAACGATCCTTTTGGTTGGATTCTTTTTATTTTAATTCTTATTCCCAGCACTGTTTCAAATATGATTGAAAAAAAATTCTACTCATATTTATTAGTCATACCTGTATTATTGGGAAATTATATTCTTTATTCTGTTATCATAATTGATGGTTCAAATGTGGAACTTTTTTTAAAAAATATTTGGTATATTATAGGTATTTTCATGTTTATCTCGTTAAAATATAGTTTTAAAAAAGTTGAAGTTTTAATTAGATACAAATATCTAAATAAATTAAAAAAGGAGATATAG
- a CDS encoding PEGA domain-containing protein translates to MKYKRLSLLFCLILFFSANFAATVNVNALNGSSVFVNGSMHEVIKNNGVELQLNDGTYTIKVSKQGYSDYTETIEISDGQNYILNVEQNPLSRIVFNNEFEISVSYKYQNEVITKELDKHSYLDLPSSVNEIEVDSSGYQKESIKLNLLPFDEKVIDLVMLKENYFILESIPSNAKVYVEDKLIGETPLELNSEYSDLITLKKEGFISKKIEYNGEKTLKVELIDGVNLTIESVPSGAAIYNGDKFLGITPLNTTVEEGNYKLKIVYTGYETKNLNIKVSEETYNNYRVVLQSELTKIELLNAENVELNIDGNFLGKGIDFIYLDNKEHLMRVKNSEKVYTFILSKNIGEYIDFKKNTFINVISKEGKTFSINSKTYYTPTTIKLTLLADTQYYTLNTVNRSYNLKLNSGNGYDIFLDNSSAIFYGSNVEDSNVYIDGKLILDEKIIPLGKKIVEVKTNFEEKTSSETIVLEENKVTIKNFNLEKTYPVRIDASNLFVINNKTYNQSPYYLYLKSGANVIEYKGIKAVIFIYGPEYINLDSLF, encoded by the coding sequence ATGAAGTATAAAAGGTTAAGTTTGTTATTTTGTTTGATTTTGTTTTTTAGTGCCAATTTTGCAGCAACTGTAAATGTTAATGCATTGAATGGTTCTTCAGTTTTTGTTAATGGAAGTATGCATGAAGTTATAAAGAATAATGGAGTTGAATTGCAGTTAAATGATGGCACTTACACCATAAAAGTTTCAAAACAAGGGTACTCAGATTATACAGAAACAATAGAAATATCTGATGGACAGAATTATATTTTAAACGTAGAACAAAATCCTTTAAGTAGGATCGTATTTAACAATGAATTTGAAATATCAGTAAGTTATAAATATCAAAATGAGGTTATAACAAAAGAATTAGATAAACACTCATATTTGGATTTACCGTCTTCAGTTAATGAAATTGAAGTTGATTCTTCTGGATATCAAAAAGAATCTATAAAATTAAATTTATTACCTTTTGATGAAAAGGTAATAGATCTTGTTATGCTTAAAGAAAATTATTTTATTTTGGAATCTATTCCCTCAAATGCTAAAGTATATGTTGAAGATAAATTAATAGGAGAAACCCCTTTAGAGTTGAACTCGGAATATTCTGACCTCATAACATTAAAAAAAGAAGGGTTTATTTCAAAAAAAATAGAATATAACGGAGAAAAAACTTTAAAAGTAGAGCTAATAGACGGGGTTAATCTTACAATAGAGAGTGTTCCAAGTGGTGCTGCAATATATAATGGGGATAAATTTTTAGGTATAACTCCTTTAAATACAACAGTAGAAGAAGGTAATTATAAGTTAAAAATTGTATATACAGGTTATGAAACAAAAAATTTAAATATTAAAGTGAGCGAAGAAACTTATAACAACTATAGAGTTGTTTTACAAAGTGAATTAACTAAAATTGAACTCTTAAACGCTGAAAATGTCGAATTAAATATAGATGGAAACTTTTTGGGTAAAGGAATAGATTTTATATATTTGGACAATAAAGAACATTTAATGAGAGTAAAAAATTCCGAAAAAGTTTATACGTTTATTTTATCAAAAAACATAGGAGAATATATAGATTTTAAAAAGAACACATTTATCAACGTTATTAGCAAAGAGGGAAAAACATTTAGTATAAATTCAAAAACATACTATACTCCCACTACGATAAAATTAACTTTGTTAGCTGATACACAATATTATACTTTGAATACTGTGAATAGGTCTTACAATTTAAAACTTAATTCTGGAAATGGTTATGATATTTTCTTAGACAATTCATCGGCAATATTTTATGGTTCTAATGTAGAAGATTCAAATGTTTATATAGATGGTAAATTAATACTTGATGAAAAAATTATTCCTTTAGGCAAAAAAATAGTCGAAGTAAAAACTAATTTTGAAGAAAAAACTTCAAGTGAAACTATAGTTTTAGAAGAAAATAAAGTTACAATAAAAAATTTCAATTTAGAAAAGACTTATCCTGTAAGAATAGATGCTTCTAATTTATTTGTTATAAATAATAAAACATATAACCAGAGCCCATACTACTTATATCTAAAATCTGGTGCCAATGTTATAGAATATAAAGGTATAAAAGCAGTTATATTTATTTATGGACCTGAATATATTAATTTAGATTCATTATTTTAA